Within Planctomycetaceae bacterium, the genomic segment CGTCACCGCCGCTCTACGCGGGCAGAATTTCCGTCAATTCACCGTCCGCGGATTTGACCTGAATCATCCAGTCGCCGCCGAAGCCAAGAATTGCCCAGCGGCCGCGGTACGTGCCTTCACCGTCAAACGTGCCGATGTACGAAACCGCATGGGCACCGATGTACTGCTTTGTGAGTGTGACGACTGCTCCGTCGACTGTTCCGCGCAGCGTGAAAGCGCCGACCACGTCGCAGCCCTGGCCCTGAACAGAGTTCCCGTCGAACTGCAGCCGAAGGTTCTGCATCGGTTGTCGCCCGTAACCGTCCTGTTCCCACCAGCCGTCACACACAACCGATATCACTGAGCCGGATCTCCGCTGTGTCATGCAAATTTCCCGCAAATCGCACAAGCGCAGCATGACAGCGGAGATCAGCGCATAAAGCAACCCGATACCACTACGGTACCGGGTCGCTGCTCTACAGGAGACACATCACAGGTGTATTCAGTTCATCGGATTTCTCAGTACATCGCCGGACCGGCACAGCGAATCAGATGATCCTTGTCGATGTAGACGACTTCTTCGGTCTGATCCGTGTGAGTGAACGGGATCGGCCAGTAGGAACGAATGACTTTGTCGTAGTAGACGGTGCACTTGTAGTGACAATGGTGCAGTCGAGCCGGGCCGACCAGCGGATAGACCTTACATTCGTCAAGTCGATCGACGATCGGTTCAACGACAATTCGCACGTTGTTTCGATGAGTTTCCTGCAGGAAGGCAAACCCGCCGGCCGGATCATCGGGCAGTGCGCGAATCACCTGGTCGTCACTGGGAGGATCCATGCAGAAGATCGGAGCGTTTTCGCCTTCGACGGGATCCAGCACCGGCACGCGGTTGTAGAACTCGTCTTCGTGAAGCTGGTCTTCGATGCGCTGGCTTTGATAGGCGCTGATCGGCATGGGTGGCAGTGTTTCCCAGAACACCATGTATTCCCACAGAACTGCGGCGAAGCCACCGGTCAGCGTACATCCACTGTTCAAAGTGGTCGCCAGGCAGATCGCAGTCAGCACGCCCCAGCGTCGTAGATGCCTGCTTAACGTCTGCATCTTATTCATCCCTGACAGAAACTGTGGGCGAATGCCCTGATGAATCAAACCGTCCCGCTGGCCGCGCCAGCTTCCCGCAATTCGCGATGAATCCTTCTGCCCGTGCGGCCCGCTGAAATGCCTGTTGCGGCTTGACTCCGCAGGTCAGATGTTTCACCGGTCTACGCGAGCGATACCCGCACAGCACCCGGATGGGTGTCTTTTGTATGTATCGATCGTTCCGATTGGGTAACTTGTGAGAATGTTCGGATTTTACCGGACAAATCAGTCGCACGGACGGAAACCACGCTGACAGATCGTCAAACGCGGGGTGGAACGTCCCGAAACACGGCATCACGTTTCATCGGTGACACCTTCGGCGTTTAACGATCCGCCGGTCAACCGGCAGGATTCGCCGAATGGCATCTCGCCGCGGCACGGGCCGAATGCGCTTCGTCCGGGACAGCTTTCTGTGACGAAGGAAGCCTCTTCAGCCGGACGCCGCCGCGATACGCGCAGCGGTCGAGTCGGCTCCGGTGACAAACACAGGTTCGCCGGTCACAATCCGGCGTTCGTCAACTGTCCATCGAAAGGCTTATGCTCATGACTTCGCCCATGCTTCCTCAATCGGGCTCGGCTTCGATCGGTCGCCGCCAGTTGTTGTCGTATGCCGCGTTTGGCTCCGCGGTGATCGCTGCCGGTGCGTCTTCGGCCCAGGCGCCTGCGGTTCCAGCGAAAAAGTACAACATGAAGAAGTCGATTAACCTGTGGGCGTTTCCTTATCCGGACCGAATGACTCTGCAGCAGTGCCTGCAGCTTGCGAAAGACGCCGGATTCGACGGCATTGAATTGAACTACGATCTGGACAGCGAGCTTTCGCCGAAGTCCGGCACGAAGGAATTCACGGCCATTCGGCGAATGGCGGAAGACATTGGGATCGCTATCAGCGGTGTCTGTTCGTTTCTGTTCTGGCCCTATCCGCTGACAAGCAACGATCCGGCCGAACGAGCTCGCGGGCTGGAACTGGCCGGCATGATGACTCAGGCGGCTCACGATCTGGGGACTCGAAATCTGCTGGTTGTTCCGGGAGCGGTTCACATGCCGTGGCGTGCCGACCACGACCCGACTCCCAACGATGTCTGCGACAAGCGAGCCCGCGAGGCTGTCCGGCAGCTTCTGCCCGGTGCCGAAAAACTGGGTGTTTCTTTGAATATGGAGAACATCTTCTTCAACGGATTCCTGCTGTCTCCGTTTGAGATGATTGATTTCGTGGACAGCTTCAGCAGTGAGTTTGTCAACGTCCACTTCGACACCGGAAACATCATGGAATACCAGTTTCCTGAACACTGGATTCCGCTGCTGGGTCGTCGAATTCGGAATGTTCACCTGAAGGAATACACGAAGAAGGGCACGGATCATTCGCTGGAAGCCTTCCGTCCGCTGCTGGACGGCACTACGAACTGGCCGGCCGTGCTGGATGCGTTTGCTCAGGTCGGTTACGACGGCTACTTGACGTTCGAGTACTTCCACGCCTACCAGCATTTCCCCGAAGCACTGATCCACCAGACGGCGGATTCGCTGGATCGGATGCTGGGGCTGAAGTGACGCCGAACACTCATCCGCAAGGTTCGTTCGCGCCAGAGACAGGAATATGAAGAACGACCAGATCGCTTCCGTGTTCGATCAGCTCGCGGATCTGCTGGAGATTCAGGGAGCCAACCCGTTTCGCGTGCGAGCCTATCGCAACGCATCCCGCACGATCGCGGCCACAGCCGAATCGTTTGCGGCGATCGTGAAACAGCACGGCGACCTGAAGGAATACTCCGGAATCGGCGCCGACCTGGCCAGGCAGATCGAGGAGATCGTCAACACCGGCCGGCATTCCGGTCTGGAGGAATTGAAGGAACAGGTGCCCGCCGGCGTCGTCGACATGCTGCGCATTCCGGGGGTTGGTCCGAAAAAAGTGGCGGTGTTCTTCCACGAACTCGGCCTGCAGTCACTGGACGAACTCAAGGCCGCCGCGGCTGCCGGCAGACTGTCGGCGCTGAAAGGCTTCGGAAAGAAGACCGAACAGTCGATTCTGGAAAACATCGATCAGGCCGCCGAAGCAGGAACACGTACTTCCATCGCCGACGCCAGCGCCGCAGCGGACGCAATCGTACAGGACCTGCTGAAGCTGAAGCAGGTGACGCAGGCGTCGGTTGCAGGCAGCTGCAGACGACGAAAGGAAACCTGCGGCGATCTGGACGTGCTGGTCACGAGCTCGGATCCGTCGGTTCCCATGGACGCTCTGGCACAGCACCCGCTGGTGGAGAAGGTTCTGCAGCGAGGTGACACCAAGCAGCGAGTTCGGCTGACGACCGGCATGGAACTGGACCTGCGCGTAGTGCCGGATTCCTCGTTCGGTGCGGCGCTGCAGTACTTTACCGGGTCGAAGGAACACAACGTTGTGGTTCGGCAACGGGCGAAGGATCGCGGGCTGAAGATCAATGAATACGGCGTGTTTCGGGACGGCGAACAGATTGCCGGCGCGACCGAGGAAGACGTCTATGCCACGGTCGATCTGCCGTACATTCCTCCGGAACTGCGTGAAAACCGCCTGGAATTCGAAGCCATCGAAGGCGGCGGACTACCCGA encodes:
- a CDS encoding sugar phosphate isomerase/epimerase family protein codes for the protein MTSPMLPQSGSASIGRRQLLSYAAFGSAVIAAGASSAQAPAVPAKKYNMKKSINLWAFPYPDRMTLQQCLQLAKDAGFDGIELNYDLDSELSPKSGTKEFTAIRRMAEDIGIAISGVCSFLFWPYPLTSNDPAERARGLELAGMMTQAAHDLGTRNLLVVPGAVHMPWRADHDPTPNDVCDKRAREAVRQLLPGAEKLGVSLNMENIFFNGFLLSPFEMIDFVDSFSSEFVNVHFDTGNIMEYQFPEHWIPLLGRRIRNVHLKEYTKKGTDHSLEAFRPLLDGTTNWPAVLDAFAQVGYDGYLTFEYFHAYQHFPEALIHQTADSLDRMLGLK
- the polX gene encoding DNA polymerase/3'-5' exonuclease PolX — translated: MKNDQIASVFDQLADLLEIQGANPFRVRAYRNASRTIAATAESFAAIVKQHGDLKEYSGIGADLARQIEEIVNTGRHSGLEELKEQVPAGVVDMLRIPGVGPKKVAVFFHELGLQSLDELKAAAAAGRLSALKGFGKKTEQSILENIDQAAEAGTRTSIADASAAADAIVQDLLKLKQVTQASVAGSCRRRKETCGDLDVLVTSSDPSVPMDALAQHPLVEKVLQRGDTKQRVRLTTGMELDLRVVPDSSFGAALQYFTGSKEHNVVVRQRAKDRGLKINEYGVFRDGEQIAGATEEDVYATVDLPYIPPELRENRLEFEAIEGGGLPDLLTVDQIRGDLHMHTTASDGAATILEMAEAAKARGLKYIAITDHSKRVSMANGLDADRLRKHWQEIRKVREQVKGIEILCGIECDILEDATLDLPDDVLAEADWVVAVLHYGLKQPRQKIMKRLMCAIRNPHVDIIGHPTGRLVGKREGADIDITEMLKAAADHGTMMEINAHPKRLDLNEINASAAKELGIPIVISTDSHSVNGFDVLRFGVDQARRAGLTSDDVANTRTLAAFRKLLK